CCGATTTTTGGAGGATGTGGGAAGTGGATTCGAGCTATATGATCACTGAAAATGCTGGTTCTGAAATCAGAAACGGTTCCAATATCACCTACGTTTCCAGTAATGACTCATCGGTGGCTCCTCTTCTTGTTTATGAAACAGCAAGAGCTATGTCCAACACTGAAGTACTAGAGAAAAGGTTTAACATGTCATGGAAATTTGAAGTGAATCctaattttgattatttaattCGGTTGCATTTCTGTGAGTTGCAGTATGACAAGGCAAACCAGAGGATTTTTAGGATCTATATAAATAATAGGTCTGCTGCCGATAACTTCGATGTATATGTGCAAGCTGGAGGGAAGAACAGAGCTTATCATCAAGATTATTTTGATCCAGTTTCCTCTAAAATCAACACATTGTGGATTCAACTCGGTCCTGATACTGCAGCTGGTGCTTCAGGAACAGATGCACTGTTAAATGGGCTTGAGATTTTTAAACTCAGCCGAAATGGAAACCTGGCTTACGTTGAATTGTTTGATTCAGCTGGGAATTCCGTTAAAAAATCAAACTCTACGATTCTCTGGGTAGGAATTGTAGCTGGTGTAGCTTCTGTTCTTGTGATTGGAGTTATATGTGCATTCCTCATTTGCTTCTGCAGAAATAGAAGAAAAGAATTGAGTGACACCAAAGACAATGCTACTGGGTGGAGGCCACTTTTCCTGCACGGTTCGGTTCTAAGTAGCATCGGTAAAGCTAAGGGAGGAGTGCAAAGTTCATACGGATCTATAATGCCCGGCAGAGTAGGCAAGCGGTTTACACTGGCAGAAATCCGTGCAGCAACGAATAATTTCGATGAAAGTTTTGTGATCGGAATTGGAGGATTTGGTAAGGTTTATAGAGGGGAAATCGAAGATGGAACCCTTGTAGCGATTAAGCGAGCAAACCCGCAATCTGAGCAAGGCCTGGCTGAATTTGAAACAGAGATTGAGATGCTCTCTAAGCTCCGACACAGGCACCTGGTCTCCATGATTGGATTCTGTGAAGAACAGAATGAGATGATCTTGGTTTACGAGTACATGGGAAACGGGACTCTTAGAAGTCATCTTTTCGGTAGTGATCTTCCTCAATTGACATGGAAGCAAAGGCTAGAAGCATGCATTGGAGCTGCCCGGGGACTTCATTACCTTCATACGGGAGCAGACCATGGGATAATTCACAGGGATGTTAAGACAACTAACATACTGCTTGATGAAAATTTCGTGGCAAAAATGTCCGATTTTGGGTTGTCAAAAACTGGTCCAGCTTTGGATCATACCCATGTCAGTACTGCAGTGAAAGGAAGCTTTGGATATCTTGATCCTGAATATTTCAGGCGACAGCAGTTGACTGAAAAATCTGATGTTTACTCTTTTGGTGTAGTATTGTTTGAAGTTGTTTGTGCTCGAGCAGTAATAAACCCAACCTTGCCGAAAGATCAGATCAACCTTGCTGAGTGGGCACTGAAGTTGCAACAGCAGGGGTCGCTTGAGACCATAATCGACTCGCACCTTAAAGGAAATTACTGCCCTAAGTCgatgaaaaagtttggggagATAGCAGAAAAATGTCTTGGCGATGAGGGGAAGAATCGGCCTACAATGGGGGAAGTTTTGTGGCATTTAGAATACGTGTTGCAACTGCATGAAGCTTGGGTGCGTGGGAGTGTTACGGATAGTAGCCTGTCAATGAGTCAGCCTCCGGAGGATGCAGAAGAAAAGGGGAAACAAGCTCTGGAAGAAGAGTCTGATAGAAGTCAAAGTGATGGATGATAAATGAAAATTGTGAATATGCAATTCAGATGGTAGAAGAAAGATGTTTAGTTTGttgttctttattcttttaTAAGATTAAACTGTACGTACGTTGATTTTATCCATATTAAGCTAATCACAAGGTTAGTCAAGTATCAGATGGGtaattaattatctcttaattctTTCTTACATCAAATCAAATACAATTCTAATGTATTCGTCAAGATTATGAAATTTCACTAACAATATGAAGAACAACCCCCAATTTTTACAGTCTCTGGAGAAGATTGACCTACTTAAAGATGAATTCAATTGGATGCAGAACAAATTTTGAGATTTATCGAATACATATTGTTTATTTTCAAATGCAGGATTATATAAAAGAAATGTAAGATAAAAAgatgattttatatattaacTTGGGATTACGGATAATTGTAGAAGTTATTTGAAGAATAATATAATTTCTTCTCGAGTAAAACACATTTTGGCATTACCACCTCAAACTCTGCTGAACTAAACCAACGGCTCTTGAGCTTAAACTTAAAAATTCTAGGAAAAGAGCTACCTCATGTGGCTTCACCTATCCATGTACACTTGCTAGTTGCTATTTGGAAATTCTCCGTGTAGGAAATCGGAATAGCCCATCCATCCATCCATCCATCCATCCAACTCAACTGTACTCTTCTTTTTAAATCAACTGTATTAGCAAACTCTCTGCATCTATAACTATTTCTTAAAAGAAGTCCCCTAATAACCTGCTGCCTTATGCATCCAACTCATATCCACATATCACACAAATGAATTTCAAATAATATACAATAGAGGTTTATGAATGCAATTTAAGGTTTACATTCTTAGTTTATAAACATACGTTCATGTCGAGCAGCACATTTAAGTAAAATAACTTCTCATATACAGTGGGCTACTTCAGCACTTAGCAAACCCATTCATAAGAGAGTTGAGCACTGCTTGGATTTTGGTATAATCCCATCCCATTTATGCAAATAAAAAGACACAAAATAAGACCCTATTAGTGTTTGGTACAAGGTTCAAATACAAATACCAGAAATCAGTAAGGATGAACCATCCTAGCACAACATTCACACATAAGTCAGTAGCAAAACACCACCTTCTTGGGCACAGGTGAGAGCAGAATAAACATGACTCCCAACTTCGCAACAGTCAAGTCAACAATTTTTTTCTCACAATTTACGACTAGAATGAACCCTACGAGTCCAGAACATCACTGGTCATGTACAACATAAAAAAGGGGGAGAAGTACagaaaaaacccatgtggtttcgtATATTTGCAGGAATGTGATATCTTTTCCTGTAAAGGAAACTGTGTTTTGTACCGCTAGCAAAATAAGGAATTCGACCAATAATATCAGTATTTGCTAATGTCTTTTGCAGCAAAAAATACCACATTCCTCTACTTGCAAATGCCCAAAAATGCATGCCCTTCACAACAAAAAACCACATTCCTCTACCTGCAAACGTATGAAACCACAGGTTTTTTTCTGTACTTGtccattgtaaaaaaaaatggtCCACAGGAAGCTCTTCATACCTAGTACATATTTATCAATGTATCAAGTTGTCTTGCTCACAATGCCGCAACAGATCTGTTTCACTGCCACAAAGCTTTCATCATCAAGTGAGACGGAGGTTAAACGTTTAAGCAGGTCTGCCTCTGTAACTTGGTCAAACTCCTGCCTAGACCTGAACAGAAAGTAGCCTCCACACTCCCATGCTGAAATGCAGTAACTTGAAAATGTTTGCGCCTGCATACATTTTAGCCACAATGACCACAAAAGTCAAATTTCATGATAGATCAACTTCActaaaagagaaaaaatgatGCAATTCAGCATCTCTAATGCATGAAGCTCTAGGTATGATGAGTTGTTAAACTTAACTTCCAAAGACCCCTACTTGAATGAACAAAGGAATTCAATCaataagaaagaaaatataatatatatgatTGTGAATACCATATGAGAACATCAGTAAAATAACAAAGGTGAACCAAACCAGTAAAATCAAATCCGCAGTTTTGTCTcatcaaacaaaagaaaaaaatatccaCATTTTTCCTTGGCGGAACCTAGAGTCCTAGTAACTCATACCCCATGCCAGGGAACAGGTCTGCTGCAGAAATTTGCTCTTCCAAGTCCAGCATAAAAATCTAGGCCTTCATAACCACATGATAAATTAAAATCCCATTCTAATACCACAATGCAATTAAATTTCAAAGATAAATGATTGAAGCTTGAGAGTCTTTACGTGCATGTGGCTGCACACAGGAGTTTATGTATTCAAGTCCAGTAAATTAGTAATCCAATCAAAAAGTCGTGTCCAAGAAACACAAATTGCACCAAGTTAAAATTGTAGAATTCCAAtgcatctctttctttttttaaaaatataatagaaaaaaaatctgcATAAGACCTCTTTTAaccaagataaaaataaaaaataaaaaagtaatcaGGCAAATGGAAGGATACCCCTCCCTTAATCCATATCGTATGCATTTCCCATTACAAGTGTTAGAGCACAAgtcaatgtaattaatgaataGCATGCCGGGGCTGCTAGAGCTGCTGGTAGGGTCAGTTTGTCTCCTTGATTGAAGGAGgaccttgtatatatatatgtattgctcttaaataaaatatattcgtGTAGACTCTTAATCTAGTGTAACAAGCACTGATCAGAAACAAAACTCCTTAGTAAGGGATCAAATACAGAACAAGGGATCCTGTATTCTATAGGCTATTTCACCTGAAGAAACAAGAAGATCTTCTTGCCATGATCTGATATCATCAGGTTATACGATATGCCTTCATCCAGTAAAAAAGAAATTGTCTCAGCAAGAACCTCCACCAATATCTTAAAATTGCAGTTACTCTCAAATATGAGGGTCTTGATGGGATAATCCAGGACAGTTGAAATAGAAATCCTTCTGCATCTATCACCAAATAAGAGATCAACAGGCATGCGTTCCACTGGTAAGAGCTCCGGAAAGTAGCAAGCCTAAACCAGAGAAGAAAAAACATAATAATTTGCACTTTATCGAGAATATAGAGAGCATAATGGTATTTCCAGGTACAtaacaatttcaaaaaattGTCAGTTTTCCCCATGAACAGTTCAACTATGTTCAAATATTTAGTAAGTTTTTCCTATGTTCAAGTAGGCTGACAAACAAAAAGTACCTGAAATTCCAGCTGTGAAGAAGTGGGTCCAggataatcatagaacaaatgaaaagagAAGTTATTGATCTCAATAGCAATTCTCTCAACCATTTCTAAAATTCTTGACATCCTTCCACCCTTGGCAAGGTAAAGATTGTCAAAGCCATGAGGTACCAGGAAAATATGGCCATACTCAATAGGGTTTACCTTCAAGAACAATTGTTCCACAGGtcagtaaaataaataaaaaataaataaagtaaaaaacaattttaatttcgTAACAGATTTTGCAATCAATATTGACATCGGACTTTCTGAAGAGCTTTGGgtggaagaaaaagaaagagtgACACGGTAGCACTCAGTTGATTTgcttttaaagaaaagaaaccaAAAACAAATTTATTGAAGATATTAGCCAAATAACATGCCCCCATACCATAGACACTGATTTTAAGacagaaagaagagagaaagacCAGAACCAATAACATGCCCACCATGAATGACTAGAAATTTAGTACAAGATAATGAAATGCAACACAATCTTGACGCTTCAAACAAAGTTGAAATAGCCTCTATAATACTTGAAGGCTGAAGCAAAATTAAAGAAGTGGATACAAACTACAACTTACGTTGATCATGATGAAGATGGCAGTATTAGGCACATCAGCTGAAGGAATAAGCTCAGAGTTTGCCTTATCACTGTTTGTAATGCAAAAGAGCAATTCCTCACATTGCTTGGTCAAGTCAAACGCATGCAGATCCTCTTGATGGCAAATTCTACTCTTTTCAGGATACTGTGAACAAACTGTATTCCTATCATTCAACTGGGCAAGAAACTTTCTTCTACCCCCAACAATCTGCAAAATGTAACAGAAAATATAGCTGTATTCAGTCAATTGATACCTTCAAGCAAGACTTTATCGTAGTCATTGATTCTGATTTCATGTGACCTAGTAcagctgtttttttttttttggacatGATCATGTAATATTGTCTTAAGAATCTTCCAGTAATTATGTGCAAgctcattatatatatatatatatatatatataaatgttgaGAATGAAATTTGATTTACAAGGGTAAAAATTATCTCAAGATATATTTTGTGGCTTAGCtcttcggaaccttaagttaaACTGGTTCCTGAACTCTTTCTAAGCAAAACAGAAGGGGTTGACTTATACATGCGCTCTACCATAGGGCAGTGTACTTTTGGGGACTTTTACATCCTATCATCATTACCAACAAGAAATAGGCACAGATGACCAAATGCAATGAGTTTGCTAACACAGTTAATATCTGATTGATTCCTACTGCTCATTAAGATTTCAATTGCTTATTTGGAAGTAAAAAGATGAAAGTCATGGGTATTTACCGGATAGTGATCTAGCTTCATAATATGCACAACAGaacagggtttttttttcttaagaaaatgGCAACTGTGAATGTTAATCATGCAATTAGGTATTTATATGAAGCATTCTGTTTAGAGAACTGAAAATGCTTGCTTACAAAGAGGTTGAAACTTATAGTTCAAAAGTCGAGCCGTAAAATCCACTCATCCCTAAGAATCAAACTTGATTCTGCATTCAGTATATGTAGTTTATTTgtttattcataaaaaaaaatttaaaaaaaaaaaaaaaaaaaaaaaacacacacacacactttTTCAATACTAAATATAAAACCTTAATCTCGGAGGCAGTTACATCATATCTGAAATGACCTTTCCACATCCCCCCTTCCCACTGCAAAATAACAAGAAGAAAACTGCATGTAAACACCAAAACAGGTACATCTGGTGGCTAAGAAGAATAGGATATGTATGACAAACTTTTTTTCTTTACCTGAGCAAGAAGAAGAGAATCCAATAAAGTTTGTTCTTCTTCAGACATGCATGAGAGTCCCTCATTGCCTACAAGATACTGAGTACCAAAACAGTAATTGGGGATTTTCGTACCTAAGCAAAATCATTGAAATCCAGAATCAGTTGGGTAAACATAAAGGAGCTTCATTACACATTTAAGTACTCTCTGTAAGCCTCAACTAACAAGTATGCATAATCCCTTATTCATCAAAATAGACTAGATTATACCCTATCCCTCCCCTAAACAATATGAACTTAggcttaaaaaaaaacaaatcacatatctagactgtaaacaaaataaaaccacGCCTACAATTGCATGCACTGTCCTTTTATACTTTTATTTCCAAGAACTCCCTAGTAATTCGATATTCCcctcaattaaaaggctttttttttcaatatggCTACCTGATatgaatataaaaataagaTACAATCTAAAAGTGACACGTAATATACCTGTGAATGTTGACTTCATCCTATATATGCAAATAGGTTTTAAAGATTGGTCCACTTTCTTTGCTTTCCAAGCAAAAGGCTTTCCAGTTGCCATGTGTCCAATCCATATTGGTCAAACTATATCACATTTCAATGAGTTCTGTTCTGTTTGATGCTGAAGGTATATATGTTGGTTTTACTTTAATTCACAAATTCACACTTAACATTACAATTATTCAATTCTTAATCCACGACATGAGAATGTCAGGATTAGGAATTCTGACGGTAAGGATTAGAACAGAATTAGAGAAATAGGGgaagaaaagagagagatagggaaagaagaagaagaatatagAAGGATTAACTTGATATTTGTTTATTGATAGTTTGTGGTAGTGATTCCAGGACCTTATATAGCAGTTGTGCTAAGCTGAGGTCAGCAGGAGGTACAAATACAGCTAAAGATTCTACAGTTGTCATAACAAACTAGCTACAGTCGAAATAGTCTAATAATATGATCCTAAATGCAATACGACGGCTAATAGAAAATAACAGCTAGGAAATTAACAATTAAAGCATTAAACTACTAACAGCATAACTAGAATAATCGTCACCCTGAATTGGCAAATAACCAATCAGTCCTTCCTATATTGATACATGACAGAAATTTGTTTCTCAAGTTGATAGCTAAATAAAACAGAATAGAATAATAACAAGATCTTCAAGCACAGATAATGAAGCAAACTAGCAATGGAGAAGGACCAAGTGGAGTAATATAAGATAGAAGCAAGATACTTCATCCTTGACAATCGTATTATACAAATAATATAACTTAAGTAAAAGCCATTTCCTACAGTATATCGGACTAAGACTTATGCTGCTATTAAGAGTTCAGCATTGAGTCCAGGTTCAAAATTGACAAGCATGGtcaaatttcaaatttgaagGATAGATGTGCACAAGAAGAAAGATGATCATACATACACACAACACTATAATGTGTAAGATTTCCACTAAATGATTCCAATCACAAATAGAGAAATAAACAATAACCACTAACCTTGAGAGCAGAAATGAGGACGGCCCAACTGCTCAGTTGCATGCTTTGACAGTAAATTGTTATCAAGTGGCTTGATTGTAACCATCCTTCGGTAGCTTGTATTTTTCAGATTATCAATAAGCTAATGTATTATATGTAATTGCAGTATAAGAACCCTCCAATTCAAAGAAGATCCGAATTCCTCAAATCCCTGTATCAGCACCCACCTCCAGCGAGAAAGGTAAGATCTGCTGGATGCCCACCCGCTGAAGGTAGGGCACCACGGCCACCGTGAAATGAAGGGGATGATATCAAAAACTTAGGAAATGCTTGAACACATGATTTTCCCCGTCTAATCTTCTTAACACGTGTTTCTCCTTTTAGAGCCGTGATGAACAAGCAAAGCCAGCCCCAATTGGACCAGCAGACCCCTTCTGTTGTCTCAAAACTTGCACAGGAACTGGAAAATACATAATGGACAAATCAAATATAATCACCAATTTTCTACCTTCATCAATGGACAATAGCACTTTGCTTAGAATAACTATACCATTAGAAGAGAAAGGGAAAATATGGAACTATGAAAAAGCTGTCTAATCTGAAACGCAAGCAAATAATTAAAAGCAACCAGCTGAAACCTATGTGTGACAATAAAGCATCAGCAGCACGAGCCTTTTCAGAAATCTGAACCCTCGGCACAAGCAGATCAATGAATCAAGTGGCCCCAAATGATGTTACAATAATTCGTATTCATAATAAAGCCAAAGCATTCATCATAAACTTATTTTCTGTACCCCCATTTTCCCTTCTACGTTGCGTTTTCCCCATTTTAAGCTTTCTCAGAAACCAAAAATAACCCCATAGACAAGGTTCGTTCAATTTATTCCTTAGCTTGCCCCAAACTTATACAAATTTCCTTCCAAATTAAAGTTGCGATAAAAACAGGACACTGGATTCAGAAATGAAACAAACCTTTTCAAAGTTATATGAACGATGATTGTTATACCTCAGAGCTCCAAGAATATAACAACCTCACCAGAATCTCAACGAAGACCAAATCAATCTCTGCATGTAAAAATCGTTACTAATCAATCAACAAAATTATACgcataattataaaataaataaattaacaattaaaatacACTAAATAAACTGACATTTCATTCAATTCCTGCAtaaaagcaatcaaaatgagTAATATATCAAGAAATCAGAATAGATGGAACAAATTGAGATAATCAGAATACGGAGAATCATGATTAACCAAGAAGTGGGATGATCAGATTTGTGGCGCTCTATATGAATCTGTGCGTTATTTCGTCGATCGTGATCGTGCTGACTGCTTCTCCGATCTGCTTTATCATACCTTCGAATCAGGAATAGATTATTGAGGAAATTACGTGATACATCACGTTTCatagtttgttttttttttttttttgcttaatacATCATCTGCGGTTCAacttgtacaaaaaaaaaaaaaaaaaaattgattgaactttcaaaatatttcgatattttgtcaaatttgtataaaatattcaattagcctcttaaatttatataaaatataatcaattaatcactcgtaaaaacagtaaataataGAAAAAGTAAGTTAGATACAatatcttaaaatgttattacataatttataaaataaattaaaacatattaaaaaagaagtttGTACTTgttcaacaataaaaaaaattcttttccaATATTAGAATCACATATCATAATCTtagttgtttgccattttttttttggtaaacaaggaaaggaaaaaacaaaacgaaacaAGTACAACTtagcctgggatcagcctaggaaagctgacCCCGATCCTGTCTTCAAGCAGAAGGGGtaagagaaaggaagaaggactAGAAAGAATGGATACACCCAGCATCCTCTCATGGCCAGCAGCAGCCAGGCGGTCCGCAATACGGTTTTGCTCTCTGTAAATATGTCTGAACTCAACAGATTCAAAATCGGAGACAAGCCTCCTAATGGCTTTAATAAGGTTTTGGCTATTAAAACAGATAGCATGATTGTTGGAGATCATATCAATGGCCTccttattatcagactccactgAGAGCCTCTTGACACCCAGACTCTTGGCAAGCTTAATCCCAGAGAGGATACCCCACAGCTCCGCCGAGAAGGATGACCCCATACCAATGTTATGAGAGAAACCAGACATCCAGGCACCCCCTCCATCCCTTAAAACCCCTTCGGCCGCAATTCTCCCACTAACCAGACAAGAACCATCTGTATTGAGCTTCACCACCCCTTCCTTGGGCCTACACCAACCGACAAGACGCTCCTCCTTAATCTGAGAAGCTCTAACCAAAGAATCCCCTTTAAAACTTTCAATAACTGAAGAGAGCTTCCTCGAGAAAAACTCAGGTAAGTTATGAACATACATCTCCTTACCACCAAAgatttcttcatttctccacTTCCATATTTGGTGACAAATGATAGCAAAGATAACCTCCCCATGCTCAACCTTAGCCAGAAGCTTCCCACTCACCccagattggaaccaatcagcCTCAGGATAGGCAAGGAATGACGGAAGAATGTGAGGAGGAAGGACTTCCTTCCAAACCTTCATACTTTTAGAACAATCCCTCAGAGCATGGCAAAGGGACTCAACATGGCCAGAACACCTACTACAAGCACCAGAGATAGCAAgatgccttctgtgcctatcgaCATTGGTCAGCAATCTGTCTTTCATTCCCAGCCAAATGAAGCTCCTGATTTTGTAAGGGATCTTCAaagcccaaatggacttccaagaAAAGGAGGGTTGACCGGACCCATTACAAGATAAGGCTTCAAAAGCAGACTTACAAGAATACATACCATTATTGGAAAGCGCCCAACAGTGCTTGTCCATATCTTCCTCCTGAGTACTAACCTTGACTCCCCTGATTTTAAGGAGAATATCCAGACCAAAGAAGGACTCAAACATAGGCCACTTCCAATCACCCTCAGCGTCAACCACATCCGCAATCCTCCAATGGTGGATACTGGAAGGCGGGGGAACGCAACAAATATCTATAAGAGGTCTATCCCCAATCCAGGAGTCATACCAAAAACTGATAGATTTGCCATTCCCCACATCCAGACCAACGCCtgaacagaactcagcaaagaCAGCACTAAGACCTTTCCAAGTAAAAGAGCAATTAGCAACCCTATCTTTCGGACCACCAAAGATCTTATCCTTTCTGTATTTACCACGAAGCAgccgaacccaaagagaagagggagactgccacatacgccaaaggagcttcatcaaaaggactttattattatccttagcctGTCTTGTACCGAGCCCTCCCATAgatttaggctggcaaacctccttccagggaaccaggTGGATTTTCTTCCCTTCTCCAGACTCCCCCCAAAGAAAGCGCCGATTAATCTTGTCAAGGTCATTAAGAACCGGCACGGGCAGATTACAGGCCTGCATGATATGATTCGGAGCTgcacaattgacagactgaaCTAAGGTAAGGCGCCCAGCAAAGGagagagaattagctttccagctagcacataACCCATTTGTCCTATCCAGAATCTccttaaaagaggctttggtcACTCTTTCACTATGGAGCTGAACCCCCAAATACTTCCCCAATGATTGGGTAAGAGGAATACCCGACAAATCGCTAAGCCTCTTACAAACACTTCTATCCATATTTTTAGAACAAAGCATTCGAGacttatggatgttaatcttttGACCAGAGGCAGCACAGAAATTATCCAGAATATTCATGAtaacaccaatttgctcctcattcccatCCACAAACAGCATcacatcatctgcaaaaaaacaAATGGGAAATAGGAGGGCAAAACCTATTAATAGACACAGGATGAAGGGAGCCGTTATCCACCGCTTCTTGAATGAGGAGGGCCAGCCGCTCCATAGCTATCACGAAGAGAAAAGGGCTCATCGGATCCCCTTGCCTAATACCCCTAGACGGAGAGAATTCCtcagacatatccccattaatcagGACTTGGAAGACAGGAGAAGAGATACAATCTTCAATCAGCTTCCTCCAGTTCTCAGGGATTCCCACTCTATATAAGCTATCCATAAGAAAGCTCCAATTTAAGCGATCATACGCTTTCTCCAAATCGAGCTTAAgggccacaatccctttcttgcctttcctAACTTTCATAGAATGAATCATCTCCTGGGCGacaaccacattatccatcatttgcctaCCAGGGACGAAGCTCCCCTGGTTCTGACTAA
The DNA window shown above is from Euphorbia lathyris chromosome 1, ddEupLath1.1, whole genome shotgun sequence and carries:
- the LOC136200579 gene encoding probable receptor-like protein kinase At1g30570, which encodes MEKIHIMSLVFLVIIFTSEQAQSKAFLINCGTNTTVTVDGRKWVGDLETITNLTLAASSSQSAATPDSSLASLYKSARIFTDVLNYTFQGIQGDCFLRLHFCPFPFQNFNVNHSSFTVIANALNLLSNFNVPAEIFHKNNYSNTNSTYSSLVREYILFNLDVLLLHFIPSKGSFGFINAIEIVPLPDRIFADSVNRVGGNEVNLNLTGRGIETMYRLNVGGPQIKSSRDSDFWRMWEVDSSYMITENAGSEIRNGSNITYVSSNDSSVAPLLVYETARAMSNTEVLEKRFNMSWKFEVNPNFDYLIRLHFCELQYDKANQRIFRIYINNRSAADNFDVYVQAGGKNRAYHQDYFDPVSSKINTLWIQLGPDTAAGASGTDALLNGLEIFKLSRNGNLAYVELFDSAGNSVKKSNSTILWVGIVAGVASVLVIGVICAFLICFCRNRRKELSDTKDNATGWRPLFLHGSVLSSIGKAKGGVQSSYGSIMPGRVGKRFTLAEIRAATNNFDESFVIGIGGFGKVYRGEIEDGTLVAIKRANPQSEQGLAEFETEIEMLSKLRHRHLVSMIGFCEEQNEMILVYEYMGNGTLRSHLFGSDLPQLTWKQRLEACIGAARGLHYLHTGADHGIIHRDVKTTNILLDENFVAKMSDFGLSKTGPALDHTHVSTAVKGSFGYLDPEYFRRQQLTEKSDVYSFGVVLFEVVCARAVINPTLPKDQINLAEWALKLQQQGSLETIIDSHLKGNYCPKSMKKFGEIAEKCLGDEGKNRPTMGEVLWHLEYVLQLHEAWVRGSVTDSSLSMSQPPEDAEEKGKQALEEESDRSQSDG
- the LOC136200587 gene encoding GDP-L-galactose phosphorylase 2-like → MVTIKPLDNNLLSKHATEQLGRPHFCSQGTKIPNYCFGTQYLVGNEGLSCMSEEEQTLLDSLLLAQWEGGMWKGHFRYDVTASEIKIVGGRRKFLAQLNDRNTVCSQYPEKSRICHQEDLHAFDLTKQCEELLFCITNSDKANSELIPSADVPNTAIFIMINVNPIEYGHIFLVPHGFDNLYLAKGGRMSRILEMVERIAIEINNFSFHLFYDYPGPTSSQLEFQACYFPELLPVERMPVDLLFGDRCRRISISTVLDYPIKTLIFESNCNFKILVEVLAETISFLLDEGISYNLMISDHGKKIFLFLQAQTFSSYCISAWECGGYFLFRSRQEFDQVTEADLLKRLTSVSLDDESFVAVKQICCGIVSKTT